The following coding sequences lie in one Pseudorca crassidens isolate mPseCra1 chromosome 2, mPseCra1.hap1, whole genome shotgun sequence genomic window:
- the DMAP1 gene encoding DNA methyltransferase 1-associated protein 1 isoform X1, protein MATGADVRDILELGGPEGDAASGTISKKDIINPDKKKSKKSSETLTFKRPEGMHREVYALLYSDKKDAPPLLPSDTGQGYRTVKAKLGSKKVRPWKWMPFTNPARKDGAMFFHWRRAAEEGKDYPFARFNKTVQVPVYSEQEYQLYLHDDAWTKAETDHLFDLSRRFDLRFVVIHDRYDHQQFKKRSVEDLKERYYHICAKLANVRAVPGTDLKIPVFDAGHERRRKEQLERLYNRTPEQVAEEEYLLQELRKIEARKKEREKRSQDLQKLITAADTTAEQRRTERKAPKKKLPQKKEAEKPAVPETAGIKFPDFKSAGVTLRSQRMKLPSSVGQKKIKALEQMLLELGVELSPTPTEELVHMFNELRSDLVLLYELKQACANCEYELQMLRHRHEALARAGVLGGPATPASGPAPAPAEPAVPEPGLGPDPSKDAIIDVVGAPLTPNSRKRRESASSSSSVKKAKKP, encoded by the exons ATGGCTACGGGCGCGGATGTGCGGGACATTCTAGAACTCGGGGGTCCAGAGGGGGATGCAGCCTCCGGGACCATCAGCAAGAAGGACATTATCAATCCGGACAAG AAAAAGTCCAAGAAGTCCTCTGAGACACTGACCTTCAAGAGGCCCGAGGGCATGCACCGGGAGGTCTATGCACTGCTCTACTCTGACAAGAA GGATGCACCCCCACTGCTACCCAGTGACACTGGTCAAGGCTACCGCACAGTGAAGGCCAAGTTGGGCTCCAAGAAGGTGCGGCCGTGGAAGTGGATGCCATTCACCAACCCAGCCCGCAAGGATGGAGCCATGTTCTTCCACTGGCGACGGGCAGCAGAGGAGGGCAAGGACTACCCCTTCGCCAGGTTCAATAAG ACGGTGCAGGTGCCCGTGTATTCAGAGCAGGAGTACCAGCTCTATCTTCATGACGACGCTTGGACAAAGGCAGAAACCGACCACCTCTTTGATCTTAGCCGCCGCTTTGACCTACGTTTTGTTGTTATCCACGACCGGTATGACCACCAGCAGTTCAAG AAGCGTTCTGTGGAGGACTTGAAGGAGCGCTACTACCACATCTGTGCCAAGCTTGCCAACGTGCGGGCCGTGCCAGGCACAGACCTCAAGATACCAGTGTTTGATGCTGGGCACGAGCGACGGCGGAAGGAACAGCTGGAGCGTCTCTATAACCGGACCCCAGAGCAG GTGGCGGAGGAGGAGTACCTGCTGCAGGAGCTGCGCAAGATCGAGGCCCGGAAGAAGGAGCGGGAGAAGCGCAGCCAGGACCTGCAGAAGCTGATAACAGCGGCGGACACCACTGCCGAGCAGCGGCGCACGGAACGCAAGGCCCCCAAGAAGAAGCTCCCCCAGAAAAAGGAGGCTGAGAAGCCG GCCGTTCCTGAGACAGCAGGCATCAAGTTCCCAGACTTCAAGTCCGCAGGCGTCACGCTGCGGAGCCAGCGG ATGAAGCTGCCAAGCTCTGTGGGACAGAAGAAGATCAAGGCCTTGGAACAGATGCTGCTGGAGCTGGGTGTGG AACTGAGCCCGACGCCCACGGAGGAGCTGGTGCACATGTTCAATGAGCTGCGGAGTGACCTGGTGCTGCTCTACGAGCTCAAGCAGGCATGCGCCAACTGCGAGTACGAGCTGCAGATGCTGCGGCACCGGCACGAGGCGCTGGCCCGGGCCGGTGTGCTGGGGGGCCCCGCCACACCGGCATCAGGCCCGGCCCCGGCCCCAGCGGAGCCGGCGGTGCCTGAACCTGGTCTCGGCCCGGACCCCAGCAAGGACGCCATCATTGATGTGGTGGGCGCACCCCTCACACCCAATTCG AGGAAGCGACGGGAATCGGCCTCCAGCTCCTCTTCTGTGAAGAAAGCCAAGAAGCCGTGA
- the DMAP1 gene encoding DNA methyltransferase 1-associated protein 1 isoform X2, which produces MHREVYALLYSDKKDAPPLLPSDTGQGYRTVKAKLGSKKVRPWKWMPFTNPARKDGAMFFHWRRAAEEGKDYPFARFNKTVQVPVYSEQEYQLYLHDDAWTKAETDHLFDLSRRFDLRFVVIHDRYDHQQFKKRSVEDLKERYYHICAKLANVRAVPGTDLKIPVFDAGHERRRKEQLERLYNRTPEQVAEEEYLLQELRKIEARKKEREKRSQDLQKLITAADTTAEQRRTERKAPKKKLPQKKEAEKPAVPETAGIKFPDFKSAGVTLRSQRMKLPSSVGQKKIKALEQMLLELGVELSPTPTEELVHMFNELRSDLVLLYELKQACANCEYELQMLRHRHEALARAGVLGGPATPASGPAPAPAEPAVPEPGLGPDPSKDAIIDVVGAPLTPNSRKRRESASSSSSVKKAKKP; this is translated from the exons ATGCACCGGGAGGTCTATGCACTGCTCTACTCTGACAAGAA GGATGCACCCCCACTGCTACCCAGTGACACTGGTCAAGGCTACCGCACAGTGAAGGCCAAGTTGGGCTCCAAGAAGGTGCGGCCGTGGAAGTGGATGCCATTCACCAACCCAGCCCGCAAGGATGGAGCCATGTTCTTCCACTGGCGACGGGCAGCAGAGGAGGGCAAGGACTACCCCTTCGCCAGGTTCAATAAG ACGGTGCAGGTGCCCGTGTATTCAGAGCAGGAGTACCAGCTCTATCTTCATGACGACGCTTGGACAAAGGCAGAAACCGACCACCTCTTTGATCTTAGCCGCCGCTTTGACCTACGTTTTGTTGTTATCCACGACCGGTATGACCACCAGCAGTTCAAG AAGCGTTCTGTGGAGGACTTGAAGGAGCGCTACTACCACATCTGTGCCAAGCTTGCCAACGTGCGGGCCGTGCCAGGCACAGACCTCAAGATACCAGTGTTTGATGCTGGGCACGAGCGACGGCGGAAGGAACAGCTGGAGCGTCTCTATAACCGGACCCCAGAGCAG GTGGCGGAGGAGGAGTACCTGCTGCAGGAGCTGCGCAAGATCGAGGCCCGGAAGAAGGAGCGGGAGAAGCGCAGCCAGGACCTGCAGAAGCTGATAACAGCGGCGGACACCACTGCCGAGCAGCGGCGCACGGAACGCAAGGCCCCCAAGAAGAAGCTCCCCCAGAAAAAGGAGGCTGAGAAGCCG GCCGTTCCTGAGACAGCAGGCATCAAGTTCCCAGACTTCAAGTCCGCAGGCGTCACGCTGCGGAGCCAGCGG ATGAAGCTGCCAAGCTCTGTGGGACAGAAGAAGATCAAGGCCTTGGAACAGATGCTGCTGGAGCTGGGTGTGG AACTGAGCCCGACGCCCACGGAGGAGCTGGTGCACATGTTCAATGAGCTGCGGAGTGACCTGGTGCTGCTCTACGAGCTCAAGCAGGCATGCGCCAACTGCGAGTACGAGCTGCAGATGCTGCGGCACCGGCACGAGGCGCTGGCCCGGGCCGGTGTGCTGGGGGGCCCCGCCACACCGGCATCAGGCCCGGCCCCGGCCCCAGCGGAGCCGGCGGTGCCTGAACCTGGTCTCGGCCCGGACCCCAGCAAGGACGCCATCATTGATGTGGTGGGCGCACCCCTCACACCCAATTCG AGGAAGCGACGGGAATCGGCCTCCAGCTCCTCTTCTGTGAAGAAAGCCAAGAAGCCGTGA